In Aliiglaciecola sp. LCG003, a genomic segment contains:
- a CDS encoding NAD(P)H-dependent oxidoreductase, giving the protein MIKILAFAGSGRKDSVNKKVVAVAAKGAEEAGAQVTIVDLESFNMPMFDEDLEAKNGMHEGAQQFKQLLIDSDGILISSPEYNSSYSALFKNAIDWASRKIEGEKPLEAYKGKVAGIMAASPGAMGGMRVLVTLRMLMENLGTMVLPNQKAVGGAFTKFDGNGNITDPATEKALKKIGSELVETLQKLKA; this is encoded by the coding sequence ATGATCAAAATACTCGCTTTTGCTGGCAGTGGCCGCAAAGATTCTGTTAATAAGAAAGTTGTAGCAGTGGCTGCCAAAGGAGCAGAAGAAGCTGGTGCTCAAGTGACCATCGTGGATCTTGAATCATTTAATATGCCAATGTTCGATGAAGATCTCGAGGCCAAAAACGGTATGCACGAAGGTGCTCAACAATTCAAGCAATTGCTAATTGACAGTGATGGCATATTAATTTCTAGTCCTGAATATAACAGCTCCTACAGTGCGCTTTTCAAAAACGCCATTGACTGGGCATCCCGTAAAATTGAAGGTGAAAAACCCCTCGAAGCATACAAAGGCAAAGTGGCCGGTATTATGGCTGCCTCTCCTGGGGCGATGGGCGGAATGCGTGTGCTAGTGACACTGCGTATGTTGATGGAAAACTTGGGCACCATGGTGTTACCCAATCAAAAGGCCGTAGGTGGAGCTTTTACTAAATTCGACGGAAATGGCAATATCACTGATCCTGCAACGGAAAAAGCCCTTAAAAAAATAGGTAGCGAATTAGTCGAAACCTTACAAAAATTGAAAGCTTAG